The following proteins come from a genomic window of Dysidea avara chromosome 12, odDysAvar1.4, whole genome shotgun sequence:
- the LOC136240140 gene encoding uncharacterized protein, with product MSGLWSIFSSSSSHQLWDSAKFAVIKNVSITQVEIGRGSYGVIYNTTYEGKECVAKEIHHSLIMGDDNSNVVVQSFIKEVNILSTLRHPSIVHFLGVHFREGSHVPLLIMEKMWNSLAVLLSERPSIPLVIKVNVLKDVSCGLKYLHSQDPPMVHRDLTANNILLNSNLDAKIADFGLAKALENITKQPMSTAPGNLAFMPPEALKHDPVYTVKLDIFSFGCVIVYTATQEFPNPTDAHTASEVDKDVFLKISELNRRARYLEMMEKYQRLTYLASVCLKDDPEYRPDAETVFTWLREYYKKPELKEKCSESFLNYSEFDRFSLILSLDDHSTKAKDLESSMQLYQSQVYELTNSSVAKDEQITSLQKSNNEQQMSLQSQQLEIDQLKSQNDKLQRDMSLQSDSDIVMSLSSMLRQEQEDMTEKQEEIKALKVKLNNMEKSCTSLRKESEEKEQHLLQEGSSQLKACLKKEAELIQNIEVLSNQKECLVHEKEGLNKQVQNYFTSLQSNQKEIKELKSKLEQAEQNSKSLESTDIDKQPGNIKSMEQSTGNDNPSNESIVHHKEKEFQGQIQNMTVNMRKMQKENEELKCKLKKEEEMNRKLQEETEQKVKEKLDYWKAKAESADKDFAKKLEAEKQRLEQEEERLKEKVLAANKLSNNHFTELNKNIKDIQVANESYTQKVEQVHQCLATLEKQKKDITDLKQKLSNAKSMNRVQLDEKSLRLSLLQPQLNACQQKLDVRDKELSDLQSQNENLQKLLENTSKLHTAAQKDLDNYKAAHKEELKISKEVHMNVDALLQADLQKFQDLIREKENETVLLNENLQKYHETNLQLQRRIKELEMENKKLTVSHNKSSRQLESKLKDKAKYIESLEKKSSTGHYGYYRYSLHWSPYLSLPVRRIKPSAAVVKDKVFVTGGYQDVCPQGRELNTYLKLLERDNEVFCFHTTKCRCDSIASPVVLGSVASVNGQCVLVSGAEGNTLTGNVYVLCEEGSDEQWKKFSEPVPTPRILPCVCCYGERWMIVCGGYACKEGSNLLEAVKVVEILDTSKGEWYRLPEGGNPALSTISCGIVGDDMYIIGDDKVLKSSCKKLVSTMMAKSGDIIWTEVQVVVDDIDENLHPFNIVDVNGEPMIIASISGSENDVTCVLTKDTTDTWRKMSEAVECQHCSAVVVTPTLELLLFGGSGNVQLAGGTDICQNSTLIPSLNVLDNKDEKAANKSNISHIQENMLKEIPIVTTQPPTVSFTGPIHTKQFDHKGGTFQSSVDKISVVVPANAIDDGEKVAVHMGATTSGPFDLPEDCKLRSAVVWLGSGSDVVLKRSIAVVVPHSAVFTSPQHHSMMRFLTCENCEGPRYKLQPGQSKFEIAPGYGLIRLQRPAIVAIVSQSESIASNKPSEENVQYKSVDVPVCYIAKLFWPLKSLPISFKAVMFCVQNIPTELFKVDTYRKTYYQENEIYPEVVGTKLIVYDNKLRCVLPCNGSNECKCFAGWDVSQLIDISKEEETTDNYKIDSAKFSFKFSCSYPGAFLFCCFELQGASVDSSQINTKSVPKCLKSRFAKLGTYPPILVQSGVNTTTKDVGSSNEAVGSHDQEKLKEKP from the exons ATGTCTGGCTTATGGAGCATCTTTAGTAGCAGTTCATCACATCAGTTATGGGACTCTGCAAAATTTGCTGTAATCAAAAATGTCTCAATAACACAGGTTGAAATAGGTCGCGGTTCATATGGAGTAATTTATAATACAACTTATGAAGGAAAGGAATGTGTAGCTAAAGAAATCCACCACAGTCTTATTATGGGAGATGATAACTCCAATGTAGTAGTACAATCTTTTATCAAAGAGGTCAACATTCTTAGCACACTGAGACATCCCAGCATAGTACACTTTCTAGGAGTGCACTTCAGAGAGGGATCTCATGTACCATTACTGATCATGGAGAAGATGTGGAATAGCCTTGCTGTACTGTTATCAGAGAGACCATCTATTCCACTTGTTATCAAAGTAAATGTGCTGAAAGATGTATCTTGTGGATTGAAATATTTACATAGTCAAGACCCTCCAATGGTTCATCGTGACCTCACTGCTAACAATATTTTACTAAACAGTAATTTAGATGCAAAAATAGCTGACTTTGGGTTGGCTAAGGCTCTAGAGAACATTACTAAACAACCCATGTCAACTGCACCTGGAAATTTAGCATTTATGCCTCCTGAAGCACTGAAACATGATCCAGTTTATACTGTCAAATTAGACATATTCTCCTTTGGTTGTGTCATAGTGTACACAGCGACACAAGAGTTTCCTAACCCAACTGATGCACATACTGCATCAGAGGTAGATAAGGATGTGTTCTTGAAGATATCTGAGCTGAACAGGAGAGCAAGGTACTTGGAAATGATGGAAAAGTATCAGCGTTTAACATATCTTGCTTCAGTATGTCTGAAGGATGATCCTGAATACAGACCAGATGCTGAGACAGTGTTTACTTGGCTTAGAGAATACTACAAAAAACCAGAACTGAAGGAGAAATGTTCAGAGTCATTTCTTAATTATTCAGAATTTGACAGATTCTCCCTCATTCTGTCACTTGATGATCATTCAACCAAAGCCAAAGATTTAGAGTCAAGTATGCAATTATACCAGTCACAAGTATATGAGCTTACCAATTCTTCCGTAGCAAAAGATGAACAGATTACTAGTTTACAGAAAAGCAATAATGAACAACAGATGAGTTTACAAAGTCAGCAGTTAGAAATTGATCAATTGAAATCACAGAATGACAAACTTCAACGAGACATGTCACTTCAGTCTGATAGTGACATTGTCATGAGTTTGAGTTCCATGTTAAGACAGGAACAAGAAGATATGACAGAGAAGCAGGAAGAAATTAAGGCTTTAAAAGTAAAGTTGAACAACATGGAGAAAAGCTGTACTAGTTTGAGGAAGGAAAGTGAAGAAAAGGAGCAACACTTGCTGCAAGAAGGTAGTAGTCAGTTAAAAGCTTGTTTGAAAAAAGAAGCAGAACTTATCCAGAACATTGAGGTGTTATCTAACCAGAAGGAATGTCTTGTCCATGAGAAGGAAGGATTAAATAAACAagtgcaaaattattttactaGCCTGCAAAGTAATCAAAAGGAAATTAAGGAGCTAAAGTCCAAGTTAGAGCAGGCTGAACAAAATAGCAAATCATTAGAAAGCACCGATATTGACAAACAGCCTGGTAACATAAAGTCTATGGAGCAATCAACTGGCAATGACAATCCAAGTAATGAAAGTATTGTTCATCATAAAGAGAAGGAATTTCAAGGTCAGATACAGAACATGACTGTAAACATGAGAAAGATGCAAAAAGAAAATGAAGAGCTTAAGTGCAAGCTGAAAAAAGAAGAGGAAATGAACCGGAAACTACAAGAAGAAACTGAGCAAAAAGTCAAAGAAAAATTGGATTATTGGAAAGCCAAAGCTGAAAGTGCAGATAAAGATTTCGCAAAAAAGTTAGAAGCAGAGAAGCAAAGGTTAGAACAAGAGGAAGAGAGGCTTAAAGAAAAAGTGTTAGCAGCTAATAAACTTAGTAACAATCATTTTACTGAACTCAATAAAAATATTAAGGACATTCAAGTTGCCAATGAGAGCTACACTCAAAAAGTAGAGCAGGTGCATCAATGTCTTGCAACCCTAGAAAAGCAAAAAAAAGATATTACAGACTTAAAGCAAAAGTTGTCTAATGCTAAGTCTATGAACAGGGTTCAGCTTGATGAGAAGTCACTGCGATTATCACTGCTGCAGCCTCAGTTAAATGCTTGTCAGCAAAAGCTTGATGTCAGGGATAAAGAACTTAGTGATCTGCAATCCCAAAATGAAAATCTTCAGAAGTTGCTGGAAAATACATCAAAGCTACACACAGCTGCACAAAAAGATCTTGATAACTACAAAGCAGCACATAAAGAAGAACTGAAAATATCAAAGGAAGTGCATATGAATGTTGATGCTCTATTGCAAGCAGACCTGCAGAAATTTCAGGACTTGATCAGAGAAAAAGAAAATGAAACTGTTTTGTTAAATGAAAATCTTCAGAAATATCATGAAACTAACTTGCAGCTTCAAAGGAGGATTAAAGAGTTAGAAATGGAAAATAAGAAGCTTACTGTTTCACACAACAAATCTAGTCGCCAACTGGAAAGTAAGCTAAAGGACAAGGCTAAATACATTGAATCACTAGAGAAGAAGAGCTCTACTGGGCACTATGGTTACTATCGTTACAGTCTTCACTGGTCTCCATATTTATCACTTCCTGTTAGGAGGATTAAACCAAGTGCAGCTGTTGTTAAAGATAAGGTATTTGTGACTGGAGGATACCAGGATGTTTGTCCTCAAGGAAGAGAATTAAATACTTACCTGAAGTTGTTGGAGAGAGATAATGAGGTGTTCTGTTTCCACACAACAAAGTGTAGGTGTGATTCCATAGCTAGTCCAGTAGTGTTGGGAAGTGTAGCCAGTGTAAATGGTCAGTGTGTACTGGTCAGTGGAGCTGAAGGGAACACTCTGACTGGgaatgtgtatgtgttgtgtgaggAAGGATCAGATGAGCAATGGAAGAAGTTCAGTGAACCTGTCCCAACTCCTCGGATACTgccatgtgtgtgttgttatggtGAGAGGTGGATGATCGTGTGTGGAGGATATGCCTGTAAAGAAGGATCCAACTTATTAGAAGCTGTGAAAGTGGTGGAGATTCTTGACACTAGCAAAGGAGAGTGGTATAGATTACCAGAAGGTGGTAACCCTGCATTATCAACAATTTCTTGTGGTATAGTTGGAGATGATATGTACATCATTGGAGATGATAAAGTTTTAAAAAGCAGTTGCAAAAAGTTGGTGTCTACTATGATGGCAAAATCTGGTGACATAATTTGGACTGAAGTGCAGGTGGTAGttgatgacattgatgaaaaTCTCCATCCTTTTAATATAGTAGATGTTAATGGAGAGCCGATGATTATTGCCAGTATTAGTGGTAGTGAAAATGATGTGACTTGTGTTCTAACAAAggacacaacagacacatgGAGGAAGATGAGTGAAGCTGTAGAGTGTCAACATTGTTCAGCTGTGGTAGTGACTCCCACACTAGAACTACTCCTGTTTGGAGGATCAGGAAATGTACAACTAGCTGGAGGAACTGATATTTGCCAGAACAGCACCCTAATCCCATCCCTTAATGTATTGG ATAATAAAGATGAGAAAGCAGCCAATAAAAGCAACATTTCTCATATTCAAG AGAATATGCTTAAGGAGATTCCAATTGTTACAACTCAACCTCCTACTGTCTCCTTCACTGGACCCATCCACACTAAACAGTTTGACCACAAAGGAGGAACATTTCAGTCTTCAGTTGACAAAATATCAGTAGTAGTTCCTGCTAATGCTATTGATGATGGTGAGAAGGTTGCAGTTCACATGGGAGCCACAACAAGTGGACCATTTGATCTACCTGAAGATTGTAAGCTAAGAAGTGCAGTAGTGTGGCTGGGTAGTGGTAGTGATGTGGTGTTGAAGAGAAGCATAGCAGTGGTAGTACCTCATTCAGCAGTGTTCACTAGTCCCCAACATCACTCCATGATGAGGTTCCTAACATGTGAGAATTGTGAAGGTCCCAGGTACAAACTTCAACCTGGTCAAAGCAAGTTTGAAATAGCTCCAGGGTATGGGTTGATCAGGTTACAGAGACCAGCTATAGTGGCCATTGTATCACAGTCAGAATCCATTGCATCCAATAAACCTAGTGaagaaaatgtacagtacaagtCAGTTGATGTCCCTGTATGTTACATCGCAAAACTGTTTTGGCCACTAAAGTCTCTTCCAATCTCCTTCAAAGCTGTCATGTTTTGTGTTCAAAATATCCCTACAGAATTGTTTAAG GTGGACACATACAGAAAGACGTACTACCAAGAGAATGAAATATATCCAGAAGTCGTGGGGACAAAACTGATTGTGTATGATAACAAGTTGAGGTGTGTGCTTCCATGTAATGGCTCCAATGAGTGTAAGTGTTTTGCTGGCTGGGATGTGAGCCAACTGATTGACATCTCTAAG GAAGAAGAGACTACAGACAACTACAAAATTGATTCAGCAAAGTTTTCATTTAAGTTTAGTTGTTCATATCCTGGTGCCTTTTTGTTTTGTTGCTTTGAGTTACAAGGAGCAAGTGTAGATTCAAGTCAGATTAACACAAAAAG tgttccTAAATGCCTCAAATCAAGATTTGCTAAGCTTGGTACATATCCTCCCATACTAGTACAGTCTGGTGTGAACACTACTACTAAAG ATGTGGGGAGTAGTAATGAAGCTgtaggatcacatgatcaag AAAAGCTGAAAGAGAAACCATAG